One region of Alphaproteobacteria bacterium genomic DNA includes:
- the ald gene encoding alanine dehydrogenase produces MLIGVPKEIKANEHRVGLIPGSVREFIARGHKVIVEAHAGDGIGFFDDHYRNVGAEIVDTAAEVFERADMIIKVKEPQQIECAMLREDQILFTYLHLAADLPQTQGLQKSGCIAIAYETVTSRSGGLPLLAPMSEVAGRMSVQVGAQCLLKSEGGMGLLLGGVPGVAPADVTIVGGGVAGLNAMRMAFGLGATVTVIDRDLNRLRYLDELFAGRVNTCYSNMENIERYVLRSDLVIGTVLVPGAAAPKLITRDLIDRMRPGSAIVDVAVDQGGCAETTKPTTHAEPTYLIGEVIHYCVANMPGGVPRTSTMALNNATLPYALALADKGAWKAMSDDVHLRNGLNVCRGDVTYESVARDLNLTYISAETHVNNAMKVAA; encoded by the coding sequence ATGCTTATTGGTGTACCAAAAGAAATCAAAGCCAATGAACACCGTGTTGGTCTTATTCCTGGCTCCGTTCGCGAATTTATCGCCCGGGGGCATAAAGTTATTGTCGAAGCACATGCAGGCGATGGCATTGGTTTTTTTGATGACCATTATCGCAATGTAGGTGCAGAAATTGTTGATACTGCAGCCGAAGTATTCGAACGCGCCGATATGATTATTAAGGTAAAAGAGCCGCAACAAATAGAATGTGCGATGCTGCGCGAAGATCAGATTTTATTCACCTATCTACATTTGGCAGCCGATTTGCCACAGACACAAGGGCTGCAAAAATCCGGTTGCATCGCGATTGCTTATGAAACCGTTACCAGCCGTAGCGGTGGCTTGCCCTTGCTTGCCCCTATGTCTGAAGTGGCTGGCCGCATGTCGGTACAGGTAGGCGCGCAATGCCTACTAAAAAGCGAAGGCGGAATGGGCTTGTTATTAGGCGGCGTACCCGGCGTTGCTCCGGCAGATGTCACCATTGTTGGTGGCGGTGTAGCAGGGCTGAACGCCATGCGTATGGCATTTGGCCTTGGCGCTACCGTAACCGTGATAGACCGCGACCTCAATCGCCTGCGCTATCTGGACGAGCTTTTTGCTGGCAGAGTAAATACCTGCTATTCGAATATGGAGAATATCGAACGCTACGTGCTGCGCTCTGATTTGGTTATAGGCACTGTTCTTGTACCAGGCGCGGCAGCACCCAAGCTGATTACCCGCGATTTGATAGACCGTATGCGCCCGGGCTCAGCCATTGTGGATGTAGCGGTGGATCAGGGCGGCTGCGCCGAAACCACAAAGCCCACCACCCATGCAGAACCAACTTACCTTATAGGCGAAGTGATTCATTATTGCGTGGCTAATATGCCCGGCGGTGTGCCACGCACTTCGACCATGGCACTCAATAACGCGACCCTGCCCTATGCATTGGCATTAGCCGATAAAGGTGCATGGAAAGCCATGTCCGATGATGTGCATTTACGCAATGGCCTCAATGTATGTCGCGGCGATGTTACCTATGAATCCGTT